The Faecalibacter sp. LW9 genome has a segment encoding these proteins:
- a CDS encoding alpha-2-macroglobulin family protein yields MRIFSYILTFLIPLCVMAQNPSIEQQWKRIDQDIANGQFKSLQSKIDEIKSSAKNLKDEANYIKALFYEAKIKVATTDDTDDVNFVFKTFSKEINGKSQVRDAIVQMYLAKLYVIYFTENEYKIKSRTEVDDQSSNDVRFWSNNTFFHKIEELYQKALQSKNELIKEDISKWNVLIETLDQKQKQSELTPTLYDVMVHDYLSYLDHRLISSDRDKVAIKANQLNQELAKLNSQKGKFNAFLYNQSEQLLRKESSMTKDEFFKEIEQLAKIYEKEAWYSSVVYSIYVERLMDDEQLKKGSYAKIFEIEQKLKQRFPNSDQTKFVIDQANQIRAKEFRLNTEQYLIPNENIPVEISHKNTNQLYVRVYRYTPKFEDAEFSNLQAYDEKSLKKVENLFYGLKTFQEYTIDLKSFDDYQTHTAIYKLNPLAAGSYVVLVSAENSFNLRNKEVTKYLFVSASNYMINSVKDQLYVVDRKSGRPINNQAIEVFLNNYNNKSTTTVITNQEGKAKINSSSSYQNIKYRVKGDQTIYSSYVYSNAIKTEKPRNSAKILTDRAIYRPNQTVYFKTILYKTYKKESEVIPQQEITVILRDVNGKEVAKTTGTSNDFGSFNGSFQLPANGLTGNYQLYVISKYNAIKGYQSIRVEEYKRPKFEVKVEEQKGVYKLNDQIKVTGKAEAFSGAAIDQSVVKYIVYRQELFTFWPWYRSIPNGRSGKEVMQVGETKTDAFGNYSFEFKAKPKEERKDVDRLYNYMIEVSVTDINGETQSTTSSVKVGDKRIILSVDLNEKTTIDQIQSFNVSVKNVNDVKQEGKGKIEIYRLQSPNRVLKLNQWNTTYDYYSEKEFRQLFPSYTYPNQSIPKNWKLGVKVAEQTFDTSIASEIQFKNLNHLQEDYYVIKGFVMDGNDQIEMEKIIYVSNPSQPNDYTLVSATTNQSTYKVGDEVKVSFQSPEKNVFVHYSINANNQSIQEGVLDLRKNKTVKFKVSENQLGGTALSYFVVYNNDFKTDKVDVNIPMASKDLKVTTSIFRDKLIPGEKEKWQIKITGNEKEKVSSEVLAAMYDASLDQFVNHSIAFNPNLYRSNYVRNYFDQMNTGLNTSFSNVINAIWTNEIYSSYAISGLNFNLFNFQFTNYNSMWRNYDEGMVLSEVKTVGGITMNEGRVSNAMQKQALPAPKATAQSPMVSPEAKVQEIEEQINQVQARKVLNETAFFFPNLKTDADGNVIIEFTAPESLTEWKLMTLAHTKDLKVGYLENRVKTQKELMVVPNAPRFLREGDRVSISTKINNLSEQTLSGTAKLMLFDPFTNEPMDAKFKVNQPAQNFTSAQGSSDQVTWTLEVPKNVQAVVYRVVAISGDFSDGEETALPILTNRMLVTETMPIYIKENQTKTFNFKNIEQNKSTTLDHFKLTFEMTANPIWNAIFALPYLREYPYECAEQVFSRLYGNMVSEKIINSNPKIKAVFDQWNAKGEVKSKLLLNAELKNIILEETPWVRSAENEDTQMKQIATLFQMNQMQNEMHSAFEKLSAKQQENGGFAWFDGGRPNEYITTHIIAGFGNLKNMNVNFNAMNIQPNELIRRGIQFIDQENIKRYNEFKKDLKSFKNITYSDGIHYLYARSFFLDQFPMDKNLEEMKNVMLKNLNEKKLDLSLQQKAMTALVLKRFGMESAAKQVLISTRETAVLSDEMGMYWKNNQAGWFWYDAPVETQALLIEAYDEVLKDMQSVEEMKVWLLKNKQTNQWNSTKATTKAVYALLNTGKSWLDAEKGVNVTIGNVPFDIEKNSQAGSGYVKTAWNASEIKPEFGKVEVSKSSPGIAYGAMYWQYFENLDKIQSAETGIKFNKKLYVKANSANGPILKEISNETPIKVGDIVTVRLEISIDRNMEFVHIKDMRASGFEPVNVLSGYKWKGEFGYYESTRDASTNFFADYMRKGTYVFEYDLKANNAGNFSNGITSMQNMYAPELSAHSEGIRVDIKN; encoded by the coding sequence ATGAGAATATTTTCTTACATATTAACTTTTCTTATTCCACTGTGTGTTATGGCTCAGAATCCATCCATCGAACAGCAATGGAAAAGGATTGATCAAGACATTGCAAATGGTCAATTTAAATCCTTGCAATCAAAAATTGACGAAATAAAATCGTCAGCCAAAAATTTAAAAGATGAAGCCAATTACATTAAAGCTTTATTCTATGAAGCAAAAATAAAAGTTGCCACAACAGACGATACCGATGATGTTAACTTTGTTTTTAAGACATTCAGTAAAGAAATTAACGGGAAATCTCAAGTGCGAGATGCAATCGTTCAAATGTATTTGGCGAAATTGTATGTTATATATTTTACAGAAAATGAATATAAAATCAAAAGCCGAACTGAAGTTGATGATCAATCATCGAATGATGTTCGATTCTGGTCTAATAATACTTTTTTTCATAAAATAGAGGAGTTGTATCAAAAAGCGCTTCAATCCAAAAATGAGTTGATCAAAGAAGATATTTCGAAATGGAATGTTTTAATTGAAACATTAGATCAAAAACAAAAGCAATCAGAGCTTACACCAACATTATATGATGTGATGGTCCATGATTACCTTTCGTATTTGGACCATAGATTGATTTCTTCTGATCGTGATAAAGTAGCGATTAAAGCCAATCAATTGAATCAAGAATTAGCTAAATTAAATAGCCAAAAAGGAAAATTCAATGCGTTTTTATACAATCAAAGCGAACAACTATTAAGAAAAGAAAGTTCAATGACAAAAGATGAATTCTTTAAAGAAATCGAACAATTAGCTAAAATTTACGAAAAAGAAGCGTGGTATAGTTCTGTTGTTTATTCCATTTATGTTGAACGATTAATGGATGATGAACAGCTTAAAAAGGGAAGTTATGCGAAGATTTTTGAAATTGAGCAAAAGTTAAAACAGCGCTTTCCTAATTCAGATCAAACTAAATTTGTGATTGATCAAGCCAATCAAATACGAGCAAAAGAATTTAGACTTAATACGGAGCAATATCTGATTCCGAATGAAAATATTCCTGTTGAAATCAGTCATAAAAATACAAATCAACTTTACGTTCGTGTGTATCGATACACACCAAAATTCGAGGATGCTGAATTTTCGAATCTTCAAGCATACGATGAAAAAAGTTTGAAAAAAGTTGAAAATCTATTCTATGGTTTAAAAACATTCCAAGAATATACGATAGATTTAAAATCCTTCGATGATTATCAAACGCATACAGCTATTTACAAGTTGAATCCTTTGGCTGCAGGGAGTTATGTGGTTTTAGTTTCTGCTGAAAACTCTTTTAATTTAAGAAATAAAGAGGTTACGAAATATCTGTTCGTTTCGGCATCGAATTATATGATTAATTCGGTGAAAGATCAATTGTATGTGGTTGACAGAAAATCAGGAAGACCAATAAATAACCAGGCCATAGAAGTATTTTTAAATAATTATAACAATAAATCAACGACTACAGTAATTACAAACCAAGAAGGGAAGGCGAAAATCAATTCTTCTTCTTCGTATCAAAATATCAAATACCGTGTAAAAGGAGACCAAACGATTTATTCTTCTTATGTTTATTCTAATGCAATCAAAACAGAAAAACCTAGAAATTCGGCTAAAATTCTGACGGATCGTGCCATTTATCGTCCAAATCAAACGGTGTATTTCAAGACCATTCTTTACAAAACTTACAAAAAAGAAAGTGAGGTTATTCCTCAGCAAGAAATCACCGTGATTTTACGCGATGTGAATGGAAAAGAGGTCGCTAAAACAACTGGTACATCTAATGATTTTGGTTCATTTAACGGTAGCTTTCAGCTTCCGGCCAATGGATTAACAGGAAATTATCAACTTTATGTGATTTCTAAATATAATGCAATCAAAGGTTATCAATCGATTCGTGTCGAAGAATATAAACGTCCAAAATTTGAAGTTAAAGTTGAGGAGCAAAAAGGTGTTTATAAACTTAATGATCAGATTAAAGTTACTGGTAAAGCAGAAGCATTTTCAGGTGCAGCAATTGATCAGTCAGTTGTAAAATATATTGTTTATCGTCAAGAATTATTCACATTTTGGCCATGGTACAGAAGTATTCCTAATGGTAGATCGGGTAAAGAAGTAATGCAAGTTGGTGAGACAAAAACGGATGCTTTTGGTAACTACTCATTTGAATTTAAAGCCAAACCTAAGGAAGAGCGTAAAGATGTTGATCGTTTGTATAATTATATGATAGAAGTTAGCGTAACAGATATTAATGGAGAAACGCAGTCCACAACTTCATCTGTAAAAGTAGGAGATAAACGTATAATTCTTTCGGTTGATCTTAATGAAAAAACGACGATTGACCAAATCCAATCGTTTAATGTTTCGGTTAAAAATGTAAACGATGTAAAACAAGAAGGTAAAGGAAAAATTGAAATTTATCGTTTGCAATCTCCTAATCGTGTATTAAAATTGAATCAGTGGAATACGACCTACGATTATTATTCGGAGAAAGAATTTCGTCAGTTATTTCCATCGTATACCTATCCTAATCAATCCATTCCTAAAAATTGGAAATTGGGTGTAAAAGTTGCGGAACAAACGTTTGATACATCAATCGCGTCAGAAATTCAATTTAAGAATTTAAATCATCTACAGGAAGATTATTATGTAATCAAAGGGTTTGTCATGGATGGAAATGATCAAATTGAAATGGAGAAAATCATTTATGTTTCGAATCCAAGTCAACCTAATGACTATACTTTAGTTTCAGCAACAACAAATCAATCGACTTACAAAGTTGGTGACGAAGTAAAAGTGAGCTTCCAATCACCAGAGAAAAATGTATTTGTACATTATTCCATTAACGCGAATAATCAATCGATTCAAGAAGGCGTTTTAGATTTAAGAAAGAATAAAACGGTCAAATTTAAAGTTTCTGAAAATCAATTGGGCGGAACAGCTTTAAGTTATTTCGTGGTTTACAACAATGATTTTAAAACAGACAAAGTGGATGTCAATATTCCAATGGCTTCGAAAGATTTAAAGGTAACCACTTCAATCTTTAGAGATAAATTAATACCTGGTGAAAAGGAAAAATGGCAAATTAAAATCACTGGAAATGAGAAGGAAAAAGTTTCTTCAGAAGTGCTTGCAGCCATGTATGATGCGTCATTGGATCAATTTGTAAACCATTCAATTGCGTTTAATCCCAATCTATATCGTTCCAATTATGTGAGAAATTATTTTGATCAGATGAATACCGGTTTAAATACTTCGTTTTCAAATGTGATCAATGCTATCTGGACGAATGAAATCTATTCATCTTACGCTATTTCAGGTTTAAATTTCAATCTATTTAACTTTCAATTCACTAATTATAATTCGATGTGGAGAAATTATGATGAAGGAATGGTGTTAAGTGAAGTTAAAACGGTTGGTGGTATTACAATGAATGAAGGAAGAGTTTCAAATGCAATGCAAAAACAGGCACTTCCAGCTCCAAAGGCTACTGCACAAAGCCCAATGGTTTCACCAGAAGCAAAAGTTCAGGAAATTGAAGAACAAATTAATCAAGTCCAAGCGCGTAAAGTTTTAAACGAAACGGCATTTTTCTTTCCCAATCTTAAAACAGACGCGGATGGAAATGTTATCATTGAATTTACAGCGCCAGAATCGTTAACCGAATGGAAATTGATGACATTAGCGCATACCAAAGATTTAAAAGTTGGGTATTTAGAAAATCGTGTCAAGACCCAAAAAGAATTAATGGTTGTTCCGAACGCACCACGATTTTTAAGAGAAGGTGATCGCGTTTCAATTTCAACGAAGATTAATAATTTATCAGAGCAAACATTAAGTGGAACAGCAAAATTAATGTTATTTGATCCGTTTACAAACGAACCAATGGATGCGAAATTTAAGGTGAATCAACCCGCACAAAATTTTACTTCAGCTCAAGGAAGTTCAGATCAAGTGACTTGGACACTAGAGGTTCCTAAAAATGTACAAGCAGTTGTTTATCGTGTGGTTGCCATTTCGGGAGATTTCTCGGATGGTGAAGAAACCGCTTTACCCATTTTAACGAACCGTATGTTGGTCACAGAAACGATGCCGATTTACATCAAGGAAAATCAAACGAAAACATTCAATTTTAAAAACATAGAACAGAATAAATCAACAACGTTAGATCATTTTAAATTAACGTTCGAGATGACAGCCAATCCAATTTGGAATGCGATTTTTGCTTTACCGTATTTACGCGAATATCCGTACGAATGTGCAGAACAAGTATTCTCTCGCTTATATGGAAATATGGTTTCGGAAAAAATTATTAACTCGAATCCAAAGATTAAAGCTGTATTTGATCAATGGAATGCAAAAGGGGAAGTAAAATCGAAACTACTATTGAATGCTGAGTTAAAAAATATCATTTTGGAAGAAACGCCTTGGGTACGTTCTGCAGAAAACGAAGACACGCAAATGAAGCAAATTGCGACTTTATTTCAAATGAATCAGATGCAAAACGAAATGCATTCAGCATTTGAGAAATTAAGTGCAAAGCAACAAGAAAATGGTGGATTTGCTTGGTTCGATGGCGGTCGTCCGAATGAATACATTACGACGCATATAATAGCTGGTTTTGGAAATTTGAAGAATATGAATGTGAATTTCAATGCCATGAATATTCAACCCAATGAATTAATTAGACGTGGAATTCAATTTATAGATCAAGAGAACATCAAACGCTATAATGAATTCAAAAAAGATTTAAAATCATTTAAGAACATTACCTATTCAGACGGAATTCATTATTTATATGCCCGTTCATTCTTCTTGGATCAATTTCCGATGGATAAGAATTTAGAGGAAATGAAAAATGTGATGTTAAAAAATCTAAACGAAAAGAAATTAGATTTATCGTTACAACAAAAAGCTATGACCGCTTTAGTTTTAAAACGTTTCGGAATGGAGTCAGCAGCGAAACAAGTGTTGATTTCTACAAGAGAAACAGCTGTACTTTCGGACGAAATGGGCATGTATTGGAAAAACAATCAAGCGGGATGGTTCTGGTACGATGCACCCGTAGAAACTCAAGCTTTATTGATTGAGGCGTATGATGAGGTTCTAAAGGATATGCAATCAGTTGAGGAAATGAAAGTTTGGTTGCTAAAAAACAAACAAACAAATCAATGGAATTCCACAAAAGCAACGACCAAAGCGGTTTATGCATTACTGAATACTGGGAAATCTTGGTTGGATGCCGAAAAAGGAGTTAACGTGACGATCGGAAATGTTCCTTTTGATATTGAGAAAAATTCACAAGCAGGTTCGGGTTATGTCAAAACAGCGTGGAATGCTTCAGAGATTAAACCTGAATTCGGAAAAGTTGAAGTTTCTAAATCCTCTCCGGGTATTGCTTATGGTGCAATGTATTGGCAATATTTTGAGAATTTAGATAAAATTCAATCTGCTGAAACAGGAATAAAATTTAATAAGAAATTGTACGTAAAAGCGAATTCAGCGAACGGTCCAATATTAAAAGAAATTTCAAATGAAACGCCAATAAAAGTTGGAGATATTGTAACGGTTCGTTTAGAAATTTCGATTGATCGAAATATGGAGTTTGTTCATATTAAAGATATGCGAGCGAGTGGTTTTGAGCCTGTTAATGTATTATCAGGTTACAAATGGAAAGGAGAATTTGGATATTATGAAAGTACGCGAGATGCATCAACCAATTTCTTTGCGGATTATATGCGTAAAGGAACATATGTATTTGAATACGATTTAAAGGCGAATAATGCTGGAAATTTCTCCAACGGAATTACATCGATGCAAAATATGTATGCACCTGAATTGAGTGCCCATAGTGAAGGAATCCGAGTAGATATTAAGAATTAA
- a CDS encoding IS1096 element passenger TnpR family protein, which translates to MIYKIRVFLDAKEDVFRDIEIKEKQTLFTLYKGIISAFSLQGEELASFYEIDEDGVELKEIPLEDMSDDGTDETMADFYIKEVFNEQGDRLKFVYDFMEMWTFVAELISIEDKPAVLNYPLTVYRFGSMPLKAPKRDMEILDLDGDDDIDFAEDAGLNDLQIDEDLDLEDL; encoded by the coding sequence GTGATATATAAAATTCGTGTATTCCTTGATGCAAAGGAGGATGTTTTCAGAGATATTGAAATTAAAGAAAAGCAAACATTATTTACTTTATACAAAGGGATTATCAGTGCTTTCAGTTTACAAGGTGAAGAATTAGCATCATTCTATGAAATTGATGAAGATGGTGTCGAATTAAAAGAAATTCCATTGGAAGATATGTCAGACGATGGTACTGATGAAACAATGGCTGATTTCTACATCAAAGAAGTTTTCAATGAACAAGGAGATCGTTTAAAATTTGTTTACGATTTCATGGAAATGTGGACTTTTGTTGCTGAATTAATTTCGATCGAAGATAAACCAGCAGTATTAAATTATCCATTAACTGTTTACCGTTTCGGATCAATGCCATTAAAAGCACCAAAACGCGATATGGAAATCTTAGATTTAGACGGTGATGATGATATTGATTTTGCAGAAGATGCAGGATTAAATGATTTACAAATCGACGAAGATTTAGACTTAGAAGATTTATAA
- a CDS encoding CCA tRNA nucleotidyltransferase produces the protein MKIQEAVTLPLFSNVCEVADQINQETYVVGGFVRDYLLGRGRKKDIDFVTVGNGINLAKEVAKSLGNTSQVSVFKRFGTAMFRYQDIELEFVGARKESYSEDSRKPHVEDGTIEDDQKRRDFTINTLAISMNKATFGELIDPFNGIEDLKNGIIRTPLEPNVTYSDDPLRMMRAIRFAAQLNFVIEEKSFQAIIDNAKRIEIVSFERVMDEFQKIMMTDKPSFGLNLLEKAGLLQYILPELVALKGIEEVEGQKHKDNFYHTLEVVDNISVHTDNVWLRWAALLHDIGKAVTKRFDKKVGWTFHSHEFVGSKMVVKLFRRLKLPLGPQMKYVQKLVMMSSRPIAVVDDDATDSALRRLLFDAGEDFEDLITLCKADITTKNERKQKRFKQNFELVEQKIKDVEERDRVRNFQPPISGEQIMEMFGLAPCKEVGIIKNAIKEAILEGEVENSYESAYNFVVEFGKSLNLELKNS, from the coding sequence ATGAAAATCCAAGAAGCTGTAACATTACCACTTTTTTCAAACGTATGTGAAGTTGCTGATCAAATCAATCAGGAAACTTATGTCGTGGGTGGTTTTGTACGCGATTATTTATTAGGTCGAGGGCGAAAAAAAGATATCGATTTTGTAACGGTAGGAAACGGTATTAATCTTGCAAAAGAAGTTGCAAAATCATTAGGAAATACATCACAAGTTTCAGTATTTAAACGTTTCGGAACAGCAATGTTTCGTTACCAAGATATAGAATTGGAATTTGTTGGAGCGCGAAAAGAAAGTTATTCAGAAGATAGCCGAAAACCCCATGTGGAAGATGGTACGATTGAAGACGATCAAAAAAGACGTGATTTTACCATTAATACATTAGCGATATCGATGAACAAAGCCACATTTGGGGAATTGATCGATCCATTTAATGGAATTGAAGATTTAAAAAATGGAATTATTCGTACGCCATTAGAGCCTAATGTTACGTATTCTGACGATCCTTTACGCATGATGCGTGCTATACGTTTTGCAGCACAATTAAATTTTGTGATTGAAGAAAAATCTTTTCAAGCCATTATTGATAATGCAAAACGAATTGAGATTGTTTCTTTCGAACGTGTGATGGATGAATTCCAAAAAATCATGATGACAGACAAACCTTCTTTTGGGTTAAATCTGTTGGAAAAGGCAGGATTATTGCAATATATTTTACCCGAATTGGTCGCTTTAAAAGGGATTGAAGAGGTTGAAGGACAGAAGCATAAAGATAATTTTTATCATACATTAGAAGTTGTCGATAATATTTCTGTTCATACAGATAATGTTTGGTTACGTTGGGCAGCCTTATTACATGATATCGGTAAAGCGGTTACGAAACGTTTTGATAAAAAAGTAGGTTGGACATTCCATTCCCATGAATTTGTAGGATCTAAAATGGTAGTTAAATTGTTTCGACGTTTAAAATTACCTTTAGGACCACAAATGAAATATGTACAGAAATTGGTCATGATGAGTTCACGTCCAATTGCGGTTGTGGATGATGATGCAACAGATTCGGCATTACGTCGTTTATTGTTTGATGCGGGTGAAGATTTCGAGGATTTAATTACGCTTTGTAAAGCGGATATTACGACGAAAAATGAACGCAAGCAAAAACGATTCAAACAAAATTTTGAATTGGTTGAGCAAAAAATTAAGGATGTTGAAGAACGTGATCGAGTTCGTAATTTCCAACCACCAATTTCAGGTGAACAAATCATGGAAATGTTTGGTTTAGCACCTTGTAAGGAAGTTGGAATTATTAAAAATGCCATTAAGGAAGCCATTTTAGAAGGGGAAGTAGAAAATAGCTACGAATCTGCTTATAATTTTGTGGTAGAATTTGGAAAAAGTTTAAATTTAGAATTGAAAAATAGTTAA
- a CDS encoding L-threonylcarbamoyladenylate synthase — MSNIYDIVEQLKEGKTMLYPTDTILGLGCDAKNEEAIQKIYEIKNRPSSKSLIILVDSPKMLQDIVEVPELAWDLMEYNEKPITIIYDNPKGLPKSLIAEDNTIAIRLTDDLLCKKIIGRLNEPIVSTSANLSGDPSPKVLKEVHPEVIKGVDLVLDECETFEPHFTASTIIKLGLDNEVKVIRE; from the coding sequence ATGTCGAACATTTACGATATAGTTGAACAACTAAAAGAAGGTAAAACCATGTTATATCCTACGGATACCATATTAGGTTTAGGGTGTGACGCAAAGAACGAAGAAGCAATTCAAAAAATTTATGAAATCAAGAATAGGCCTTCGTCTAAATCTTTGATCATTTTAGTTGATTCACCTAAAATGTTACAAGATATTGTAGAAGTTCCAGAATTAGCTTGGGATTTGATGGAATATAACGAAAAACCAATCACGATTATCTATGACAATCCAAAGGGTTTACCAAAATCATTAATTGCAGAAGATAATACGATAGCGATTCGTTTAACGGATGATTTATTGTGCAAAAAAATTATTGGACGTTTAAACGAGCCTATAGTATCCACTTCAGCCAATTTATCGGGTGATCCATCTCCAAAAGTGTTAAAAGAAGTACATCCTGAAGTAATTAAAGGTGTAGATTTGGTTTTAGATGAATGCGAAACGTTTGAACCTCATTTTACTGCGTCTACAATTATCAAATTAGGTTTAGATAATGAAGTAAAAGTAATAAGAGAGTAG